A region of the Cytophagia bacterium CHB2 genome:
TTGATCCGGCGCAGGCTCGGCTCGATTTCCAGCAGCGCCGATGCCGTCCAGCGTTGTCGCTGGTCGCTGTTGCGCCAGCGGCTCACCTTCGAGATCATCTGCGCGATTTGCGCGTTGATCGACTCCAACATGTTGGTGGTCTTCAAGCTGACCCCCAGTTCTTTGAAAAGCCCCAGCCGATGCAGCGCGAGCGTTTCCTCCACTCCCTCGTCGAGACTCGCGACCGCCGATTGGTTGATCTGCTTTAGCTCTGCTCGCAGGCCGAGCAACTCTTCTTTCGCCCTGGCATACGTCGGCTGCTCGTAGGCCGCTTGCAGTTTTTGCCGCCAGCGTGGCTGCTGCGATTTGGGCAAATAGGCCACGACGTTTTCACGCTTGTGCCACTGGCAACGCTGGATGGCGGCGTAAGCGCCGAAAACGTCCGTGATCGCCTTGCGCAACCCTTTGCTGCCGTCAATCACCACCAGCAGCCCCTGAGGATAATTCAGGCCGCGGGCAATCAAATGCTCGAGAAACTCGCTGACCACGCGCTGATTCTCGCTGGCGCATTCCAGGAAGCCCAGAATCATCTTTTCCCCTGATTTGGTGAGGCCCAATGCAATCACCATCTGCGCGTGGCGCAGCGTTTTGCCGTCCAAAACCAGCGCGACAAACTCATGAGAGTCCAGCCGGCGATGCAACAGGGCTTGCAGCTTTTTCTCACTTGCCCGCACGAAGCGGCGTGAGATGCTGCTCTTGGAGAGACCAAACGCCTGCGGCACCAACTGCGCCGCCCGGCGATAGTGCAGGCAGGACAGGCCATGGAGAATCCGGACGAAGAGCTGCTCTTCGGTGGTGCGGGGTTGGTCGAACTGTTGGTAAGTAGCGAGCGGGATTTCGCAGTTGTGGGCCACATCGCGAACGCGCGGCACCATGAGGTGGACTTTTGGGTCGCCGAGATAGACCGAGCCCCGCTGCTGTCCCCAGCGTTTGATGTGGCGGTTGTTGTCGCGCGCGTAGCGCGATCCCGCCAGTTGCTGGACTTCTTCGCTCAGAAGGTGGCCCACCTGCTCCAGCGCAATGGGGATGAGCAGTTGGATCATCGCGATTTTGGTATCGGCCGGCAAGGGGTGTTGATTGTCATCCCACCGGCCTGCCTTCCTCCGAGGGGGAAGGCAGGGAATGTCTTGCGTCTTCGCAATCTTCATGGCCACTCCTGTTCTTTGAATTCGTTGGAGTCACTTGAAGATAGAAGCCACCTTCTGAATTTCAACTGAACTTAGGACAAATTCCCGCCCGCCCACGGGCGGGCGGTGGGGCGAGCAGGAGCCATCAAAAATTTCAACTAAAAAAAGGATTGACTCCAGGACATCACCGAAGCCTGATGCTCAAGAATATCTACTACGTCGATCCGAATGATGACCGGTATATTATTTATGTTGAAGGAGAATCAGATATAAAGGATATTGGCACAACTCCCGCTGAGGTTGATTCTTTGTTGATAGACGGGCTTCATATAAATGATAACAGTAAGACATCCCAGTCGCGCCCGTACCTCATGGTGAAAGGCCATGTCCGGCATATGATTGTCAGAAACGCTGAAGTTTTAAATAGGGAGTCTAAAAATGCTATATTTCTAGCGACTGATGGCAAATATGCAAAAATTGACCAGCTTTTTTTATATAATATGATAACAGCGAATGTTGGCCAATTGATTAGTGATAGAGACGGGAAAATAACGACTTGCCACTCAACCAACATTTTCAGGTAAATGCTATAGGTCAGATATAGGGTGAAGTGCAAATCGTGCGTTTATCCAACGGGGCGAATCCGGAGTCGTATCACAAACGCGCGCTAGTGGCCCACACCCTTTGCTGCTCATGCCTCTGGATACTTCCATGCCAGGCCGCGTATTCATAAAGTCAAAAATTAGTTTGGGGCGACCCTGCCTCGATTGTACTCTTCTCCATTTTAGCACTAATGAATCACTCTTTATTGCCTAGCCCCTCCGGCCTTACGGCGAGAAATTTGCATTGTAAATGAGAAGACTTGGCTGTATATTGTTGCCGACACGTCGAAGCATCAGCTTCCGTGCCGGTATCACGGTCAACTTACTCACGGTGTTTTGTCAACACCAAAAATAACCAAAAGGAATCCGTCATGTCTGTTGATCAAAAAAGGATTGTTA
Encoded here:
- a CDS encoding IS256 family transposase, whose amino-acid sequence is MKIAKTQDIPCLPPRRKAGRWDDNQHPLPADTKIAMIQLLIPIALEQVGHLLSEEVQQLAGSRYARDNNRHIKRWGQQRGSVYLGDPKVHLMVPRVRDVAHNCEIPLATYQQFDQPRTTEEQLFVRILHGLSCLHYRRAAQLVPQAFGLSKSSISRRFVRASEKKLQALLHRRLDSHEFVALVLDGKTLRHAQMVIALGLTKSGEKMILGFLECASENQRVVSEFLEHLIARGLNYPQGLLVVIDGSKGLRKAITDVFGAYAAIQRCQWHKRENVVAYLPKSQQPRWRQKLQAAYEQPTYARAKEELLGLRAELKQINQSAVASLDEGVEETLALHRLGLFKELGVSLKTTNMLESINAQIAQMISKVSRWRNSDQRQRWTASALLEIEPSLRRIKGFRHLPQLQEALQRELKIVITAAA